From the genome of Spirosomataceae bacterium TFI 002, one region includes:
- a CDS encoding Lamin Tail Domain, with translation MEKINCLLLGLFLLAINVNGQNSHELIITEIFADPTPSYGLPEKEYVELFNNSGEIIETSNYTLFYNTSSVRLPSYSFEPDTYLILVRKGNGSLFESYGNTLELNQFSLLNSGALLRLENDNGVVAHELQYAKEWYAIGKEEGYSLEMIDTAFPCIGLENWTSSIAEIGGTPGKVNSVNASKPDITPPNIISSSVENREITVTFSESISAIGMDAVSILPTIGLDSVVLGENQSQLVIYLNEDLGSFQDYEFYFDAIQDCSGNVAEELTIKIINRPKAGLNDLLVSEFLFDPFSGGEDFVEIKNVSGIPLDLSGLRFYNRDGDGLLRSEVILDMVTIKSLILEPDSVFCFTRNKDFLLTNYKYNRANRIIELNNFPSMPNENGEIVITNAEGEIIDEINYSSSWQNISLDDPEGVSLERIDFTKPSDAKENWHSTSGSFDFATPGFIPSKNSSEELVRVYPEIITPDGDGITEELSIEFSGILSSKSVSVTVFDRFGGQREKIASNLYVNQGSVINWNGKPASGTKLPSGYYYLFVELTDTNSVYKMKVPFVIAYRN, from the coding sequence TTGGAAAAAATAAATTGCCTTCTTTTAGGTCTATTTCTTTTAGCCATAAATGTGAATGGCCAAAATTCGCATGAATTAATTATTACAGAAATTTTTGCAGATCCCACACCATCTTATGGTCTCCCAGAAAAAGAATATGTTGAGTTATTTAATAACTCGGGAGAGATTATAGAAACCTCCAATTATACGCTTTTTTACAATACTTCGAGTGTACGACTACCTTCATATAGTTTCGAGCCAGATACATATCTAATTTTGGTACGGAAGGGAAATGGTTCTCTTTTTGAAAGCTATGGCAATACTCTAGAACTCAACCAGTTCTCTTTACTGAACTCTGGAGCCTTGCTCCGGTTAGAAAATGATAATGGAGTGGTAGCCCATGAGCTTCAGTATGCCAAAGAATGGTATGCCATAGGCAAGGAAGAGGGCTATTCCTTAGAAATGATTGATACTGCTTTCCCTTGTATTGGATTGGAGAATTGGACATCTAGTATTGCCGAAATAGGAGGGACTCCAGGAAAAGTAAATAGCGTAAACGCCTCAAAACCTGACATTACACCTCCAAATATCATAAGTTCTTCTGTTGAGAATAGGGAAATAACTGTTACCTTTTCAGAATCTATTTCTGCCATAGGTATGGATGCTGTAAGTATCCTTCCAACTATTGGTTTAGACTCTGTCGTTTTAGGTGAAAACCAGAGTCAGTTAGTCATTTATCTCAATGAAGATTTGGGTTCGTTTCAAGATTATGAATTCTATTTTGATGCAATTCAAGATTGCTCAGGAAATGTTGCGGAAGAGCTCACTATTAAAATCATTAACAGGCCTAAAGCTGGGTTAAATGATCTATTGGTTTCTGAGTTTTTATTTGATCCATTTAGTGGAGGTGAAGATTTTGTTGAGATAAAAAATGTGAGCGGAATACCCTTGGATTTGAGTGGACTCCGTTTTTACAATAGGGATGGAGATGGTTTATTAAGAAGTGAAGTGATTCTTGATATGGTCACGATAAAAAGTTTAATCTTAGAGCCTGATTCTGTGTTCTGTTTTACTCGGAATAAAGACTTCTTGTTAACTAATTATAAATACAACCGAGCCAATAGAATCATTGAATTGAACAATTTTCCTAGTATGCCCAATGAAAACGGAGAAATTGTAATCACCAATGCTGAAGGTGAAATTATAGACGAGATCAATTATTCTTCCTCTTGGCAAAATATTAGTTTGGATGATCCAGAAGGGGTTTCATTAGAAAGAATTGATTTTACTAAGCCAAGCGATGCTAAAGAAAACTGGCATTCAACTTCAGGTTCATTTGATTTTGCAACACCAGGTTTTATACCATCTAAAAATAGCTCCGAAGAATTAGTTAGAGTGTATCCCGAAATTATCACTCCCGATGGGGATGGTATTACTGAAGAGCTATCGATTGAGTTTTCGGGGATATTATCTTCAAAATCCGTAAGTGTGACAGTATTTGATCGCTTTGGTGGACAGAGAGAAAAAATAGCTTCTAACTTATACGTAAATCAAGGAAGTGTTATCAACTGGAATGGAAAGCCAGCTTCAGGTACAAAGTTACCAAGTGGCTATTATTATTTATTTGTAGAGCTTACAGATACCAATTCAGTATATAAAATGAAGGTGCCTTTTGTGATTGCATATAGAAACTAA